Sequence from the Penaeus vannamei isolate JL-2024 chromosome 16, ASM4276789v1, whole genome shotgun sequence genome:
CTGCAGAGACAAGATTTCCTCAAGGTACAATCTGTAAATGCCACTGCGACAGGTTTTCCACGAGACCTGGTGTCTTGCGCACCTTTTGATGCATATACCCAAGCATGTGCACACTTGTTACTAACCACTGGGCAGTTGCCATATGGTTCTAAATGGTTCAACCTTCTACATGTCGTCCTAATACATGATATGCACaattttctgttatatatatatataaatcatgtgtCCCCTTAAACATGAATTTTTCTGCACACATTAATAGTTTCTGTGGTGCTTCACAACAACATGCTTGGTATCTTGAATGTATGTGCTCTATAAACATGATAGTACTAGTGGTTTCTCTGTTACTATAAATGTTAGAGTagttcatatatatcatatatacaccttttactaaatctatatattttttgtgttaaatAAGGTTCTCTTCTATagcataataaaaagtaaaagaaagctaatagcaaataaggataataataataataattataataataataaaaaataatacaaataataataactataataatgataataacaatattaatacatacaataacaacaataaaaacaatatgaattatgataataataatgataataacaatatcaataaaaaataacaatgctaatctGCTACAGGTTTTGCTAATTTTCTAAGCAGTCCGAACTAAagtttaagaagaaaaaatccaaaattaaCGTAAGAGATGAACAGTAAGGTgagattttcatatatacatagctatataaaaaacaaaatactcTGCCACTGCACCAGACTCTTatactttgttatcattgttaaggCCCCATTCATCATACATTTGTACTATCACTCTGAGATTGGTCTCTAGCTGTTTCATGTAAACTCGGCAGTCTTTGAACAGCGTTTCTTCTGGACCCGATTTACCAAAGTACAGGGCTTTGACCAGCACTGATCTAGTGGGGACTGACTTAACCACCATCTGAAATTCAGGAGAAAAGGGATATTTAATAGGATTGGGACAATATATGCTTAACAAATTCCATAAAATTTCAACACATCCATCAAAGTAAAATGACCTTACTAATATAAAGGAAATACCCTAAGAATACTGTTGAAATAGTAACTGGTTATATTACAGTCTGATCTCTAGGATTGTATGAGTAACCACCTCTTTTCAAGCTAGCAAAAAAGGGGCCTTTATCTGTTCCACAGCAGATGGGAAAAGTCTTAAATTACCATGACAAGATTTTTCCTATGCTTAACCCATTGgatcataatgacaatgtcaTACAAACAAATTTGGCTGAGCATCGGGTGATGGGACTTATGTGAGTGGACACTCTGATGGGTATATGGTTTAAAGGCCAGGCCCACACGAACACAAGTGAGTCATGACAAGACGACTTCCCTTGGCaatgttaatttttctttttattaccttttttgccattttccaatgtctatatcAGTCATTTAATTTGCTTTATCCCAATGGTAACAGACTGTTCTCCCTACACTCCATATCATTTCTCTAGGTAGTCTATCACtcattgcaataatgatattaataaggaatATTtagtgatttgtattttttttttcttttttcataatattcaattttctgtaatccAATCTGCACTGCTGGTCCTGGAATGCAGGAATATGATCTTGAGCATGGAAATAACATCCTCCACACttgtttatcaatggaaatagTGCAAAAGCCCCTTCTTAAATGCCTGATGAGTCTAATCACCCACCAAAAGCTTTGTGCACCTCGGGTGAGTCTTCCCTGTCACCTTAGCTTTCAGCTAAAATGCTTATGACAGCAAGTTCACGGCACCCTGGCCCACAGCCAAAATTTCCCACGACGACATGCTCACCTCAGCACAGTGAGGCACTTACAAACAACTTAACTGATCAGTATTTATGGTTTATGAGTGACTGATGGTGTTGCAATGTCTTAAGGTGGGGAGGGATATGTTACTAGAAAGTATGTTTGTGAATTTGAAGCCAAGTCCGAGAATTGGTGCCTCCGCCAGGCCTTGACTTAGTTTGCAGCAGGGCAGTTAATGCCTCCAGTGCGCCTTAACTTTATGGATTTTTTTGAGTATCTGGATCCAGGGTGATGGGAATTCACTGTCATGAAAGATTTAGTGCATAGCcatggtaatgagaataaattGTCGCTAATTCAGAAAGCACTTGGAGGAAGATTAGCTTTAGTATGCATTTCAAAAgaggctcttgcattatttctaCTAGTAAATGAGGGTGGAATGTACCATCATGAGTTAAGGCTGGAAAAGCActggacactatttccatgctcacaATCTTTTCCTGCCCGCTGTGACCAGTGGCACAAGGTGTATtacagaaaatgaatataaatctatttaaaaaattaaaatgtttcttattgttattatcactgcacAGAGTTGTTGCCTACCTAGAGGTCTGATATGGCATTTGTGCAAAGAAAACAGACTATTACCTTCTTGATATAGCAAAAAACACTTATACAGAAAAAGAGATTTTAACAATGCAAAGAGGAGGTAAGAAGTCTTGACACTGCACACATATGGGAGGCCTGTAAGCCACACATATGGGAGAGTCACCACTCcagtaagcctaatgcccatatACTGACCACATGGGGAAAACAAGATCCATTGGCTTAACgtcttaaaaacaacaacatataaacaGTGAATAACTTCCCTACACCACAATATGGTCAATAAAACCAACACATCATATTCTATTCCTAGAAACTTCAAAGGAGCATCTGTAATTGAAAATGAAGCTCAGTGGTTAATATTGAATTTAGAAAAACATCACATCATAAAAATTGGAAAATGTTTATGTAATGTGAACCTCAAATAAGCTCTAAAAAGTAAAAGTGtccctctatatttctctccaGGGGCGCACATTAGGGGGGAGGGTCTGACAACCTCTAAAAAATTTTTCAGTCCGTCCAAGAAATTATAGAGCTAGAGAAAAGTCAGTCCATGTCACATTGCTCATGCTGTTTTGATTAGCAACCAATACACATCTTAAACAAAAAAAACTTGGAATATATCAGTCCATATGGTGGAAAGTTTATTGATCTAagtgaaaatattttttaaaatttaagttTGAAACAAATCATGTAAATTCAGTTTAAAAGTTTGAGTGTGATGCACTATGTTCATGGGTGTAAGCAACAATCCCTTCCTTCTGAAATTTAAACATCTGATGCcgcatgttgttattgtttatgttcaAGATAATAAAAAGTTTATTCTGTTGAGTACAAGCTCTTTTGGTCCTTAAGGTTAAAAAGATCACATAAATTTGTTATGCAATTAGTTGGTCCACAAAATATGGCTCTTCATGGTCAGAGTATACTATTCTTTTATCCCCCAAAAAAGAACTTGAATGTGCAcccctgtttctttctgtctcttgtactgcaaataaacaaagagagagaaagagaaagagagaaaaaaaaaaggtcaagcaTCTTGCATTAAAAATATTCTTTACAAAACAAGTATTTGGAAATCAGGAAAACTTACTTTTTCATAATACTAttgaataacaaagaacaagaggaaggaaagTCATCAAAATTCCAACACAATATACTGGAATTAAAAAGACCACGAAAAATTACTGAATCTTTGAGTCCTACCTTGAAGATATTCTGGACAATCCACTTGTGGTACTTTTTCAGGGTGACATTGTAAGCTTCTGTTGCCAGGTGGTCAAGCCTCTCCGATCCCGTTCCCTTCTCAAACTCGTCACAAATCCCATTAATGAACATTACAGTGAACTCCAAGGCTCTGGGGAAGGGTTAGGCACTAATATATAATCCTATAGTACAATCATTCTACACTGTCAATTTTTCAAGTAGACAATTAGATTCTGACATGAAAAGTCCTCAACAATAGAAAGCAGGCAAGAaagttatccttttctttctgttcaaaAAAGGACAACTTTTATTTGTCTGAGCCTAtgaaatttataaataatatctaattttgttgctatcattaccattacaatatcTGCACAGAAAATCAAAACCaagaggagaaaaaggtggaATCGAATAAAATCAACAGTTCTATCAGTACTACTAACAGTAgtttttattgctactactacaactaataccaACCCCATCACTGCTACATGTTGAAATTTCCATACTCCAGTACACTTGGGACCTGAAGTGTGTTGGTGTAGTGAAAATGCTGAATCACCTCCAAATAATATCTAAACACTTTGTAGGTGGTTAGTTAGAGTTTATAGATTATGGCATGAACTTtgaaaaatcttttaaaaatgcTCTGAGTCATCAGCTACATGAAATAATTGcagtatggcattcatcgatttaCACCTCCATCTATCTCTTGAAGTGCAGACTGTTTTCCAATGTAGACTCCCCTAATCTCTAAAACAATCACTGAAAATATTGCAAGGTTTACATCTGGAAAACTAGCCTCTCTGAAATAGATTTCCTGGCCATTGGACCAAAGAGCCAGGGGAATATCATACAAAGTTAAGATCCATTCGTCAATAGAATAATCAATGTTATCATGGGGAAGCCCAACTCAAAAAGAtattgaaagaaataagaaaagagtgagagagaaagtgagcatcAGAGTGTGTGTGAACAAGGGAATctatgagtgaaggagtgagtgagtgtgtaagttaGTCTGCTTGTGAATGTGTAATTTAGTATGCTTGTGAATGAGGGAGTATAtgcttgtgtgaatatatgtgtgtatctgtatatacgagtgtgtgtggtgtgcgtgtgcgtgtgcgtgtgtgtggtgtgctagtgtgtgtggtgtgcgagtgtgtgtagcatgtgcgagtgtgtgtggtgtgtgcgagtgtctgtggcgtgtgcgagtttgtgtggcgtgtgcgagtgtgtgtggtgtgtgtgagtgtgtgtagtgtacgagtgtgtttggtgtgtgcgagtgtgtgtggtgtgtgcaagtgtgtgtggcatgtgcgagtgtgtgtggcgtgtgcaagtgtgtgtggcgtgtgcgagtgtgtgtggcgtgtgcgagGGAATctatgagtgaaggagtgagtgagtgtgtaagttaGTATGCTTGTGAATGTGTAATTTAGTATACTTGTGAATGAGggagtatatgcatgtgtgaatgtatgtgtgtatctgtatatgtgagtgtgtgtggtgtgcgggtGCGtggtgtgcaagtgtatgtggtgtgtgagtgtgtgtggcgtgtgcaagtgtgtgtggcgtgtgcgagtgtgtgtggcgtgtgcgagtgtgtgtggcgtgtgcgagtgtgtgtggcgtgtatgagtgtgtgtggcgtgtgcgagtgtgtgtggcgtgtgcaagtgtgtgtggcgtgtgcaagcgtgtgtggcgtgtgcaagtgtgtgtggcgtgtgcaagtgtgtgtggcgtgtgcaagtatgtgtggtgagagagagagagagagagagagagagagagagagagagagagagagagagagagagagagagagagagagagagagagagagagagagagagagagagagagtgagagagagagagagagagagagagagagagagagagagagagagagagagagagaggtgagagagagagagagagagagagagagagagaagagagagagagagagagagagagagagagagagagagagagagagagagagaagagagagagagagagagagagagaaagagagaaagagagagagaagagaaagaaagagagagagaaagagagagagaaagagaaagaaagagagagagaaagagaaagaagagagagagagaaagagaaagagagatagagaaagagacagagagaaagaaagagagaaagagagagagagaaagaagagagacagacagaaagagagagagagagagagaaagaaagagacagagagagaaatagagagaaagagaaagagagagagagagagagagagagagagagagagagagagagagagagagtgagagagagagagagagagagtgtgtgtgtgtgtgtgtgtgtgtgtgtgtgtgtgtgtgtgtgtgtgtgtgtgtgtgtgtgtgtgtgtgtgtgtgtgtgtgtgtgtgtgtgtgtctaaagccACTTGCCTACTCACCTCTTGAGCCAGAGAAGGGCATCCACTGTTACCGAGTCCTGTACATCCTTTTCTTCGCATATCAAGTCGTTGAGGTACTTGTACTTTTCTGGATTACAGTTGTATGCTTTGTAGATTTTCTGAAATGGATAGAAAACAGTTaagattttcttcaataaatctagatttAAACATCAAATACTAATCTATTTGCTGTTTCCTGGGTTGCATTTGTCAGCCATTTTGAGCTTCTGTGctatgaaagaggaggaaaaaatcagAAATCAATCTCCTTCCGATGATTTCCcttatatacaaaaagaaattatataatataattatagttgctaatactaatatcaattatGCATTTCAGATCCTATGACGCATTGATTTTCACAAATATCTTCTAAACAAACAGCAGGCAGGGGAAaacgcgagaggagagagaggtggaggggtttTACATCTCACAACTATGTCATTCCAAACCTTCCTGTCTGAATGTTTATTTGGGTCTTGCCACCTTCGCCTCCAAAGCCGAGAGTAAACTccttaatgaaaaggaaaagaaaagaaaagaaaaaaagaaaagaaaaaaagaaaagaaaagaaaagaaaaaaaagaaaagaaaagaaaagaaaaaaaaaagaaaagaaaagaaaaaaaagaaaagaaaagaaaaaaaaaagaaaagaaaaaaaagaaaaaaagaaagaaaaaaaaaaacagaagggatAAAGTAgatcaaaatagaaagaaagacagaaagaaaaaaaaagaagaaaatagaaagaaagacagaaagaaaaaaaaggaacaaaagaagaaaagaaagaaagaaaataagacagataaagaaagaaataaagaaaaaagtttgaaaaaaagaaaagaaaaaagaatgaagaaaaaaacaatatatatatatatatatatatatatatatatatatatatatatatatatatatatatatatatatatatataacacacacacacacacacacatatatatatatatatatatatatatatatatatatatatatatatatatatatatatatatatatatatatatatatatataatcctgcaCAAAATTCCCTTATGGTCAGCCTTCTCTCGTACCCCCAGACGATGCACTTAACCATGGGCAACGGATAACAAGTGCACCCAGGCCGAAAGGGCAACAATCCACAGGATGATTTTAGCTTCCTGTGTCAGATAAGGAGTCAAAGCTTAACTAAACCCCCAAAACAATgatgaaaactataataataacaatgtcaataaaaataacgaaaaatataaggctgataacaataatcattattatcattatcattataataataatatcaaccaaaataatgataataataatgataacaaaattgatattaatgatagtgatattgataatcaaactaatagtaataataataatggtaacgataataataataaaaataataataataataataataataaaaataataataataataataataatgataataataaaaataataatgataataataaaaacaataatgataacaataatcattatcattgcattaacaataaaaaatgcaataatacaataataatagacataacaacaatgataataaagcataacaataacaataacagcagcagcaataataataatgataataataataataataataacaatgacaatacaactagtactactactaacaataataaaatataataatataaaataataatctctacaaaacaatagcaataataacaataacaataaaaaaataataattatcactataataacaatgataataataacaacaattatcttCACAATAAGAATAAACTATTATTTGATtcccataatgataaaaaaacaattcttatcataattatgatcactattatcattctcagaaGTATATAACtaacaacaagaataaataaataaataaataaataaatatacattatatatataatatatatatatatatacatatatatatatatatacatatatatatatatatacatatatatatatatatatatatatatatatatatatatacatatacatatacatatacattatatgtatatatatatatatatatatatgtatatatatatatatatatatatatatatatatatatatatatatgaatatatatataatatatatataatatatatatattatatatatatatatatataaatatatatatatacatatatatatacatatatatatatatatatatatatatatatatatatatatatatatatatatatatacacacacacacacacacacacacacatatatatatatatatatatatatatatatatatatatatatttgtatatatgtatatatatacatatacatatacatatgcatatgcatatacatacacacacatatatacatacatatacattatatatatatatatatatatatatatatatatatatatatatatatatatatatatatatataatgtatatgtatgtacatatatatatatatatatacatatatgtatatatatatctatatatgtatatatgcatatatatatatatatatatatatatatatgaatatatatatatatatatatatatatatatatataaatatatatgtatatataatatatatatacatatatacatatatgtatatatatatgtatatatgtctatgtatatatgtatatacatatgtgtgtatatatatatatatatatatatatatatatatatatatatatatatatatatatatatataatgtgtatatatatatgtatatatatttatatatatatatatatatatatatatatccatatatgaatatatatatatatatatatatatatatttatatatatacatatgtataaatatatatatatatacatatatataaatatatatatatatatatatatgtatatatatatacatatatataaataaatatatatatatatatatatatatatatacatatatgcatacatatatatataatatatatacatatatatatacacattatatatatatacacattatatatatatatatatatatatatatatatatatatatata
This genomic interval carries:
- the LOC113802459 gene encoding glycolipid transfer protein produces the protein MTLPQPDSPNFFSQISPTFPGVTQDGKIETEMFLEASKSFIQIYDLLGTAFYVVKKDMSGNIEKIYKAYNCNPEKYKYLNDLICEEKDVQDSVTVDALLWLKRALEFTVMFINGICDEFEKGTGSERLDHLATEAYNVTLKKYHKWIVQNIFKMVVKSVPTRSVLVKALYFGKSGPEETLFKDCRVYMKQLETNLRVIVQMYDEWGLNNDNKV